Part of the Fusobacterium perfoetens genome is shown below.
TCTATCTTTAATGTATTCTTCTACATCATACGAATAAAACAATATTGGTTTTTTCATAATTGAAAATTCAAATATTATTGATGAATAATCACTAATCAAAATATCTGATGCTATTAATAAATCGGATACTTGAGGATAATCTCCAAAATTAAAAGAAAATTTATTATCTACTTGTATATTGTCTTTTTTTATACTTGGATGAAGTCTTAAAAGTAAAACATAATCTAATTTTTCAAGTTTTTCTTTCATTAAATTAATGTCTAATTTAAGATTAAAATTACCTTTATCGTTATCTCTAAAAGTAGGAGCATACATTATTATTTTCTTATCTTTTAAATTTGTATATTTATTAAAAAACTCTTCTTTGACTCTTAATTTTTCATTTTCTTTAAAGAAAATATCTGCTCTAGGTATTCCTAAATTTTTAATTTTTTCTCTTTCAATACCAAAAGCTTCAGCATAGATGTCAATTATTTTATCACTAGAAACACTTAATAAATCTATTGATTTAAATTTGTTTTTATTATATTTGATATTTTTATCTCTTAATTCAGCAAAACCAAATTTTTTGAATGCTCCAGCTCCATGCCATAATTGAATATTTTTTTGTTCATTTCTTTTAGGGAGAAAGGATAGAAATCCTGAATCAGCAAACCAATATTTTGCTGTTGCTAAATGATA
Proteins encoded:
- a CDS encoding CDP-glycerol glycerophosphotransferase family protein: MKNNIVLYMKEILKLFLILEFKIFSIFPLKDKKIVFCEGTNSKFSGNCRNIYEYLKEKKYSFYLVELQKKQNYNFIKNYNFYNLKGIYHLATAKYWFADSGFLSFLPKRNEQKNIQLWHGAGAFKKFGFAELRDKNIKYNKNKFKSIDLLSVSSDKIIDIYAEAFGIEREKIKNLGIPRADIFFKENEKLRVKEEFFNKYTNLKDKKIIMYAPTFRDNDKGNFNLKLDINLMKEKLEKLDYVLLLRLHPSIKKDNIQVDNKFSFNFGDYPQVSDLLIASDILISDYSSIIFEFSIMKKPILFYSYDVEEYIKDRGFYYNYYDFIPNKINYTTDEVVNSIINKEWDLERIEKFARYFFNPFDGNSTERVLKEVGLWEEEK